A stretch of Flavobacterium sp. N2270 DNA encodes these proteins:
- a CDS encoding flavin reductase family protein, whose product MIKINRTEIDKMSKIDRLNLVNSATGYKSANLIGSVSKDGIENLAVFSSVTHLGSNPALIGFIMRPATVARNTYKNIKETEYFTVNHITKNLIQRAHQTSANYIEEVSEFEATEIESEYLNDTKQPFVKESPVRILCKYVNEYSIEENGCIHIIASIEEIIVEENLLQNDKWLQLEKGEIVTINGLDGYCLPKLIDRFEYARPNSTVKSMLKNGS is encoded by the coding sequence ATGATAAAAATCAATAGAACTGAAATTGATAAAATGAGTAAGATTGATCGTTTAAATCTTGTAAACTCAGCTACAGGATATAAGTCTGCTAACTTAATAGGAAGTGTTTCAAAAGATGGAATTGAAAATTTAGCAGTTTTTAGTAGTGTAACCCACTTAGGAAGTAATCCTGCATTAATAGGTTTTATAATGAGACCTGCAACAGTTGCAAGAAATACTTATAAAAACATAAAGGAGACAGAATATTTCACAGTTAATCATATAACAAAAAATCTAATACAAAGGGCGCATCAAACTTCGGCTAACTATATAGAAGAAGTATCTGAATTTGAAGCTACAGAAATTGAGTCTGAATATTTAAATGACACAAAACAACCCTTTGTTAAGGAAAGTCCTGTTCGAATACTTTGTAAATATGTAAATGAATATTCAATTGAAGAAAACGGTTGTATTCATATCATTGCATCAATTGAAGAAATAATAGTCGAAGAAAATCTTTTACAAAACGACAAGTGGCTTCAGCTTGAAAAAGGAGAGATAGTTACAATTAATGGATTAGATGGATATTGTCTTCCAAAATTAATCGACCGTTTTGAATATGCAAGACCAAATTCAACGGTAAAATCAATGTTAAAAAATGGCTCATAA
- a CDS encoding FAD-dependent oxidoreductase — protein MQTPKKIAVVGAGLVGSLLAIYLKKAGHIVHVYDRSPDIRKIKFSGRSINLAMSNRGWKALEKIGIADEIKKIGLPMEKRAIHMMDQSLNYQKYGKEGEAIYSLSRGVLNRKMIDLAEEVGVEFFFEHKVWDVSLGEAILHIGEEERGEWKAYKYDKVFGSDGAFSRVRHRMQRQSMFNYSQEFLEVGYKELNIPANENGSHKLDNSSLHIWPRGNFMLIALPNLDGSFTCTLFMPFKGENSFEELDTKEKLVNFFAKYFPSTENVIPNLVEDFFKNPKSYLVTMKCFPWTFNDKVALIGDACHAIVPFYGHGMNAGFEDITVLSELMEQYGDDWQTIFTEYESSRKPNADAIAELSYRNFMEMSSKTADDKFHLQKQIEKWFSEKYPDKWTPLYSRVTFSHQPYAEALAEGDRQNEIMKEILEIDNIEQIWETEPVEQRILQLLRE, from the coding sequence ATGCAAACACCTAAAAAAATTGCTGTAGTTGGAGCTGGATTAGTAGGTTCTTTATTAGCAATATACTTAAAAAAAGCAGGCCACATTGTTCATGTTTACGATAGAAGTCCAGATATTAGAAAGATTAAATTCTCTGGTCGTTCAATTAATTTGGCGATGTCTAATAGAGGATGGAAAGCACTTGAAAAGATTGGTATTGCAGATGAAATAAAAAAAATAGGATTGCCAATGGAAAAAAGGGCAATTCACATGATGGATCAATCGCTTAATTATCAAAAATATGGCAAAGAAGGTGAAGCTATTTATTCTCTTTCTCGCGGCGTATTGAATAGAAAGATGATTGATTTAGCAGAAGAAGTTGGTGTTGAGTTTTTCTTTGAGCATAAAGTTTGGGATGTTTCGCTTGGAGAAGCTATTTTACACATAGGGGAAGAGGAAAGAGGAGAATGGAAAGCTTATAAATATGATAAAGTTTTTGGTTCAGATGGAGCTTTTTCAAGAGTGAGACATAGAATGCAACGTCAAAGCATGTTTAATTATTCTCAAGAATTTTTAGAAGTTGGATATAAAGAATTAAATATTCCTGCCAATGAAAACGGTTCACATAAATTAGATAACAGTTCACTACATATTTGGCCACGTGGAAACTTTATGCTAATTGCTTTGCCAAATTTAGACGGTAGTTTTACATGTACTTTATTTATGCCTTTTAAAGGAGAAAACTCCTTCGAAGAATTGGATACAAAAGAAAAATTAGTAAACTTCTTTGCCAAATATTTTCCATCTACTGAAAATGTTATTCCTAATTTAGTTGAGGATTTCTTTAAAAACCCAAAAAGTTATCTGGTAACAATGAAATGTTTTCCATGGACATTTAATGATAAAGTTGCTTTAATTGGCGATGCTTGTCATGCAATTGTTCCTTTTTACGGTCATGGGATGAATGCAGGATTTGAAGACATTACTGTTTTAAGCGAATTGATGGAGCAATACGGAGACGATTGGCAAACTATTTTTACTGAATATGAAAGTTCGCGTAAGCCTAATGCAGATGCAATTGCTGAGTTGTCGTATCGTAATTTTATGGAAATGAGTTCTAAAACAGCCGATGATAAATTTCATTTGCAAAAGCAAATTGAAAAATGGTTTTCAGAAAAATATCCAGATAAATGGACACCTTTGTATAGTAGGGTTACATTCAGTCACCAACCTTATGCAGAAGCATTGGCTGAAGGTGATAGACAAAACGAAATCATGAAAGAAATTCTTGAAATTGATAATATTGAACAAATTTGGGAAACAGAACCAGTTGAACAACGTATTCTTCAATTACTTAGAGAATAG
- a CDS encoding cupin domain-containing protein — MKKYLIQKNPFVVPTTDGKLIEEHHGLASTENKNISIAHMIAPPKWSEPFQTPEFEEYTYIISGKKQFIIEDTIIVLEAGQSIKIEANTRVQYSNPFDEPCEYIAICKPAFDFNKVHRE, encoded by the coding sequence ATGAAAAAATACTTAATACAGAAAAATCCTTTTGTGGTTCCTACGACCGATGGAAAGTTAATTGAAGAGCATCATGGATTAGCATCTACTGAAAATAAAAACATTTCTATTGCTCACATGATTGCCCCACCAAAATGGAGTGAACCTTTTCAAACTCCAGAATTTGAAGAATATACGTATATTATTTCTGGTAAAAAGCAATTTATTATTGAAGACACAATTATTGTTTTAGAAGCTGGCCAATCTATAAAAATTGAAGCAAATACTAGAGTTCAATATTCAAATCCTTTTGATGAACCTTGTGAATATATTGCCATTTGCAAACCTGCATTTGATTTTAATAAAGTACATAGAGAATAA
- a CDS encoding cryptochrome/photolyase family protein, with protein MRKLRLILGDQLNAKHSWFKQKNKNTIYLMAEMRQETDYVKHHIQKVVAFFLSMRNFAEALNKVGHQVIYFKISDNENQHDLEKIITRVISDKKIEKFEYQLPDEYRLDEQLKSICKNLKIESKVYDTEHFYTSRNDLTNFFHGKKILLMENFYRMMRKRHHILVINEQPIGGKWNYDHSNRNKYKGEIAIPKPLSFSKDVLSIVNDIQMADVKTFGEIDAENFPWPTTRKESIELLDYFCTNLLAYFGEYQDALYSEHAYLFHSRLSFAMNSKMISPKEVIDTVITYFNNNQDTIEISQVEGFVRQILGWREYIRGIYWKEMPNYAKMNALDNQNKLPDFFWTGETKMKCMQHAISQSLTEAYTHHIQRLMIIGNFSLLTQIHPDEVDAWYLGVYIDAIEWVEMPNTRGMSQYADGGIIATKPYVSSGSYINKMSNYCSSCHYKVKNKFGENACPFNSLYWNFLDDKREHFKNNQRMNMMMALLNKIKPDELIRIKEKAQYIMENLDSY; from the coding sequence ATGAGAAAGCTACGACTTATATTAGGAGACCAACTAAATGCTAAGCATTCTTGGTTCAAACAAAAAAATAAAAACACAATCTACTTAATGGCCGAAATGCGCCAGGAAACTGATTATGTAAAACATCATATTCAAAAAGTGGTGGCTTTTTTCTTGTCGATGCGTAATTTTGCTGAAGCTTTAAATAAAGTAGGACACCAAGTAATCTATTTTAAAATTTCGGATAATGAGAACCAACATGATTTAGAAAAAATTATTACAAGAGTTATTTCTGATAAAAAAATTGAAAAATTTGAATACCAATTACCTGACGAATACCGTTTAGACGAACAACTGAAAAGTATTTGTAAAAACTTGAAAATAGAAAGTAAAGTTTATGACACCGAACATTTTTATACTTCTCGAAATGATTTAACTAATTTCTTTCATGGTAAAAAAATACTGTTGATGGAAAATTTTTATCGAATGATGCGTAAAAGACATCACATTTTAGTAATCAATGAACAACCAATTGGCGGTAAATGGAATTATGATCATAGCAATAGAAATAAATATAAAGGAGAAATAGCAATACCAAAACCTCTTTCTTTTAGTAAAGATGTTTTAAGTATAGTAAATGATATTCAAATGGCAGATGTGAAAACATTCGGAGAAATTGATGCTGAAAATTTTCCTTGGCCAACAACTCGTAAAGAAAGTATTGAACTTTTAGATTATTTCTGCACTAATTTATTGGCATATTTTGGAGAATATCAAGATGCTCTGTATAGCGAACATGCGTATTTATTCCATTCTCGTTTGTCATTTGCAATGAATTCAAAAATGATAAGTCCAAAAGAAGTTATTGATACTGTAATTACCTATTTTAACAATAATCAAGATACGATTGAAATTTCTCAAGTCGAAGGTTTTGTTAGGCAAATTTTAGGTTGGAGAGAATATATACGAGGTATTTATTGGAAAGAAATGCCAAATTACGCCAAAATGAATGCGTTGGATAACCAAAATAAATTACCTGACTTTTTCTGGACAGGAGAAACAAAAATGAAATGCATGCAACATGCAATTTCGCAAAGTTTAACCGAAGCCTATACGCATCATATTCAACGTTTGATGATTATTGGAAACTTTTCTTTATTAACTCAAATACATCCTGATGAAGTTGATGCATGGTATTTAGGAGTTTATATTGACGCTATTGAATGGGTAGAAATGCCAAATACGCGTGGCATGAGTCAATATGCAGATGGTGGAATTATTGCTACAAAACCATATGTATCTTCTGGAAGTTACATTAATAAAATGAGTAATTATTGTTCTAGCTGCCATTATAAAGTAAAAAACAAATTTGGCGAAAACGCTTGCCCTTTTAACAGTTTGTATTGGAATTTTTTAGATGATAAACGAGAACATTTTAAAAATAATCAACGTATGAATATGATGATGGCACTACTCAATAAAATAAAACCAGATGAATTAATACGTATAAAAGAGAAAGCACAATATATCATGGAAAACTTAGATTCCTATTAA
- a CDS encoding DUF2256 domain-containing protein: protein MAHKKLNLPEKICKTCGLPFTWRKKWKKNWDEIKYCSDKCRLNRNSNDKIPDSN from the coding sequence ATGGCTCATAAAAAACTAAATCTTCCTGAAAAAATATGTAAAACTTGTGGCTTACCTTTTACTTGGAGAAAAAAATGGAAAAAAAATTGGGACGAAATAAAATACTGTAGTGATAAATGTAGATTAAATAGAAATTCCAATGATAAAATTCCAGATTCCAATTAA
- a CDS encoding class I SAM-dependent methyltransferase, whose amino-acid sequence MKDLFGKAILDYQTNNNPEDIITETSISEADEMSVAYLFRDFKEMPKLEQKALQLTKGKVLDVGCGAGSHALYLQNERKFEVTAIDISENAIEACKLRGLKNAEIVNVLDLDASEKFDTILLLMNGTGIFGKLNQISTYLQKLKILLNEGGQILIDSSDIIYMFDQDEDGAYEINANGYYGELTFSLEYKGEKEDEFDWLYLDYNTLQNAAHANGLECELILEGEHFDYLARLTN is encoded by the coding sequence ATGAAAGACCTTTTTGGAAAAGCCATTTTAGATTATCAAACTAATAATAATCCGGAAGATATCATTACGGAAACTTCTATTTCTGAAGCAGATGAAATGAGTGTTGCGTATTTGTTTCGTGATTTTAAAGAGATGCCAAAACTGGAACAAAAAGCATTACAATTGACTAAAGGAAAAGTTTTAGATGTTGGATGTGGCGCTGGAAGCCATGCTTTATATCTTCAAAATGAAAGAAAATTTGAAGTAACTGCAATTGACATTTCGGAAAACGCAATTGAAGCTTGTAAACTGCGTGGTTTGAAAAATGCTGAAATTGTGAATGTGTTAGATTTAGATGCTTCTGAAAAATTTGACACCATTTTATTATTAATGAATGGAACCGGTATTTTCGGTAAACTAAATCAAATTTCAACTTATCTTCAAAAATTAAAAATTCTTTTAAATGAAGGCGGACAAATTTTGATTGATTCGTCAGATATTATCTATATGTTTGACCAAGATGAAGATGGTGCCTATGAAATTAATGCAAATGGTTATTATGGTGAATTGACTTTTTCTTTAGAATATAAAGGAGAAAAAGAAGATGAATTTGATTGGCTCTATCTTGATTACAACACTTTACAAAATGCAGCACACGCAAATGGTTTAGAATGTGAACTGATTTTAGAAGGCGAACATTTTGATTATTTGGCTCGATTAACTAATTAA
- a CDS encoding energy transducer TonB: MKKIVFTLLISLFFVNFSNAQLGGGGGEVYLNGDLIDAKFQGGDIEKFYDFIIENFDVSSVERKGQIIFTFNVNELGEVKNIRILRDLGTNSAIELIRVLKKAPKWEPARRGGKPISVQFKMPLTFN; this comes from the coding sequence ATGAAAAAGATAGTTTTTACTTTATTAATTAGTTTGTTTTTTGTCAATTTTTCAAATGCACAACTTGGTGGTGGTGGAGGCGAAGTATATTTAAATGGAGATTTAATAGATGCTAAATTTCAAGGTGGAGATATTGAAAAGTTTTATGATTTTATAATTGAAAACTTTGATGTTTCATCTGTCGAAAGAAAAGGTCAAATTATTTTTACTTTTAACGTAAATGAGCTTGGAGAAGTTAAGAACATTAGAATATTACGCGATTTAGGAACTAATTCTGCAATAGAATTAATACGTGTTTTAAAAAAAGCGCCTAAATGGGAACCAGCAAGAAGAGGAGGGAAACCAATTAGTGTTCAATTTAAAATGCCACTAACGTTTAATTAG
- a CDS encoding DUF1343 domain-containing protein yields the protein MVSKLMLKNTFLFSFILLFSCGNSAKPKVESQKLKVENIETKLDFKTGADNFEKYIPLLENKKVGIVTNQSGILTNKTHLVDFLLTKKINVQKIYAPEHGFRGTADAGEVIKDGKDTKTGLPIISLYGNNKKPKPEQLEGIDIMVFDLQDVGARFYTYISSLHYVMEACAENNIPLIVLDRPNPNGGIVDGPILEKEFTSFVGMHPIPVLHGMTIGEYAKMINGEKWLQNETQCDLSVIPCENYKRTMFYDLLVKPSPNLPNAQSINLYASLCFFEGTNVSVGRGTDKQFQIYGSPYLNKGAFSFTPQPNEGAKDPTYNGKLCYGEDLTKIEPVKQLELKWLMKAYAETTDKSKFFNSFFTKLAGTKKLQEQIEKGISENEIRASWQKSLVEFKEMRSKYLIYE from the coding sequence ATGGTCTCTAAATTGATGCTCAAAAATACATTTTTATTCTCGTTTATACTTCTTTTTTCATGTGGAAATTCGGCAAAGCCTAAAGTTGAAAGTCAAAAGTTGAAAGTTGAAAATATTGAAACCAAATTAGATTTTAAAACTGGTGCTGATAATTTTGAAAAATACATTCCGCTTTTAGAAAATAAGAAAGTAGGAATTGTAACGAATCAAAGCGGGATTTTGACCAATAAAACGCATTTAGTTGATTTCTTGTTGACTAAAAAAATTAACGTTCAAAAAATATATGCTCCTGAACACGGTTTTAGAGGAACTGCTGATGCTGGCGAAGTGATTAAAGATGGGAAAGATACTAAAACAGGCTTACCTATAATTTCTCTTTACGGAAATAATAAAAAACCAAAACCAGAGCAATTAGAAGGAATTGATATTATGGTTTTTGATTTGCAAGATGTTGGCGCTCGTTTTTACACCTATATATCTTCTTTGCATTATGTAATGGAAGCTTGTGCTGAAAATAATATTCCGCTGATAGTTTTAGACCGACCAAATCCGAATGGTGGAATTGTAGACGGACCGATTTTAGAAAAAGAGTTTACAAGTTTTGTAGGAATGCACCCAATTCCGGTTTTACATGGAATGACAATTGGCGAATATGCTAAAATGATTAATGGTGAAAAATGGTTACAAAACGAAACACAATGTGATCTGAGTGTAATTCCTTGTGAGAATTATAAAAGAACTATGTTTTATGATTTATTGGTAAAACCTTCGCCAAATTTACCAAATGCACAATCGATAAATTTATATGCAAGTTTGTGCTTTTTTGAAGGAACGAATGTAAGCGTTGGTCGCGGAACAGATAAACAATTTCAAATTTACGGTTCACCATATCTTAACAAAGGCGCATTTAGTTTTACGCCACAGCCTAACGAAGGCGCAAAAGACCCAACTTATAATGGAAAGCTTTGTTATGGTGAAGATTTAACTAAAATTGAACCTGTAAAACAATTGGAATTAAAATGGTTGATGAAAGCTTATGCTGAAACTACTGACAAATCGAAGTTTTTTAATTCGTTTTTTACCAAATTAGCCGGAACGAAAAAACTACAAGAACAAATTGAAAAAGGTATTTCTGAAAATGAAATTAGAGCTTCTTGGCAAAAAAGTTTGGTTGAATTTAAAGAAATGAGAAGTAAGTATTTGATTTATGAGTAA
- a CDS encoding DASH family cryptochrome has translation MIKFQIPIKMNNLVWFRNDLRVQDNNSLFEASKNKNNVIGVYCLDPRQFETNKHGFKKTEKFRAKFLLETLRDLKNNLTELNIPLYIFHDIPENVMPKLIEQHAITSIFLQKEWTPDEVLINTNVKNKINLSTIKWTETYDQFLFHPSDIPYANFDKIPEVFTEFRKKCEKESKIRPCVSITTMPKENFFETSNIIPSLEDLGLESFKLHKNTAFPFPGGETNALKRIENYFFETENLSEYKKTRNGLIGDSYSSKLSAWLANGSISARTIYWEVQNYEREICKNEDTYWLIFELIWRDYFKYISLKHGNKIFQLDGILNNKYDWKFSQKAFNDWVSGNTKEPFVNANMRELAETGFMSNRGRQNVASFWAKEWEQDWRIAASYFESLLIDYDVHSNYGNWMYNSGVGNDPRNRKFNIKRQAELYDGKGEYQKIWLKNKR, from the coding sequence ATGATAAAATTCCAGATTCCAATTAAAATGAACAATCTAGTTTGGTTTAGAAATGATTTACGTGTTCAGGATAATAATTCTCTTTTTGAAGCGTCTAAAAACAAAAACAACGTAATTGGCGTTTATTGTTTAGATCCAAGACAGTTTGAAACGAACAAACACGGATTTAAAAAAACAGAAAAATTTAGAGCTAAATTTTTATTGGAAACCTTACGGGATTTAAAAAATAATCTGACAGAATTAAATATTCCATTATATATTTTTCATGACATTCCTGAAAATGTTATGCCAAAATTAATTGAACAACATGCAATAACATCAATCTTTTTACAAAAAGAATGGACACCTGATGAAGTGTTAATTAATACGAATGTTAAAAATAAAATAAATCTTTCTACAATTAAATGGACAGAAACCTACGATCAATTCTTGTTTCATCCTAGCGATATTCCTTATGCTAATTTTGATAAAATTCCAGAAGTTTTCACCGAATTTCGAAAAAAATGTGAAAAAGAAAGTAAAATTCGCCCTTGTGTTTCCATAACTACAATGCCAAAAGAAAATTTCTTTGAAACTTCTAATATTATTCCGAGTCTAGAAGATTTAGGATTAGAAAGTTTCAAATTACATAAAAATACTGCTTTTCCTTTTCCTGGCGGCGAAACAAATGCTTTAAAAAGAATAGAAAATTATTTTTTTGAAACCGAAAATTTATCCGAATACAAAAAAACAAGAAACGGATTAATTGGTGATAGTTACAGTTCTAAGCTTTCTGCTTGGTTGGCAAACGGAAGTATTTCAGCACGAACAATTTATTGGGAAGTTCAAAATTATGAAAGAGAAATTTGTAAAAATGAAGATACCTATTGGTTAATTTTTGAATTAATTTGGAGAGATTATTTTAAATATATTTCCTTAAAACACGGAAACAAAATTTTCCAACTAGATGGAATTTTGAATAATAAATACGATTGGAAATTTAGTCAAAAGGCATTTAATGATTGGGTTTCTGGCAACACCAAAGAACCTTTTGTAAATGCAAACATGAGAGAACTAGCTGAAACTGGTTTTATGAGCAATCGTGGACGACAAAATGTAGCAAGCTTTTGGGCCAAAGAATGGGAGCAAGATTGGAGGATTGCTGCCAGCTATTTTGAGAGCTTACTTATTGATTATGATGTACATTCAAATTATGGTAACTGGATGTACAATTCTGGTGTGGGAAATGACCCAAGAAATCGAAAATTCAATATTAAAAGACAAGCAGAACTATACGATGGAAAGGGAGAATATCAAAAAATTTGGTTGAAAAATAAACGATGA
- a CDS encoding YkgJ family cysteine cluster protein: MLKPNLNELGKLAKDTHIENKKYFDKLKKRTPKNLDKVMQDLHDAEFKKTDCLDCANCCKTTGPLFTITDIERISKNFKQKPQQFIDQYLRIDEDNDYVLQSVPCTFLDNENKCFIYDIRPKACREFPHTNRKKFQQITDLTLKNVEVCPAAYNIVEKMKEKMPL, translated from the coding sequence ATGTTAAAACCAAATCTAAACGAACTCGGAAAACTTGCCAAAGATACGCATATCGAAAACAAAAAGTATTTTGATAAGCTGAAAAAACGCACGCCAAAAAATTTGGATAAAGTGATGCAGGATTTGCACGATGCCGAATTTAAAAAAACCGACTGTTTAGATTGTGCTAATTGCTGTAAAACTACGGGACCATTATTTACCATTACCGATATTGAACGTATTTCTAAAAATTTCAAACAAAAACCACAACAATTCATTGATCAATATTTGCGAATAGATGAAGACAACGATTATGTGTTGCAAAGTGTGCCTTGTACTTTTTTAGATAATGAAAATAAATGCTTCATTTATGACATTCGTCCGAAAGCGTGTCGCGAATTTCCACATACCAATAGAAAGAAATTCCAACAAATAACTGATTTAACTTTAAAAAACGTAGAAGTTTGTCCTGCAGCTTACAATATTGTAGAGAAAATGAAAGAAAAAATGCCTTTGTGA
- a CDS encoding ABC transporter permease, whose product MNLEYFIAKRLITAKSYKSSISSPIIKIAITAIAIGIIMMIVSVATGIGLQNKIREKVAAFNGHIVIANFDDNQSQVHTQPISINQDFYPKFKTVEGINHIQAVANKAGIIRTESSVEGIILKGVGKDYVWTNIKEYIIEGRLPNYKDELNEEVLISQYLANRLHLKLGDKFNTFFMKESGKMPNLRNFKIVGIYNSGFQEFDASYVIGDIRHVQRINKWKKNEIGAFEVFINDFTQIKEIGDKVYKEIPPTYNSVTIEEKFFSIFEFLKLFDFNIVVILIVMIVVATINMIVALLVLILERTQMIGILKALGANNWNIRKIFLYNAAYLISRGLLFGNLIALALLFLQKTFGIIKLNPQNYYVSEVQVDINLLHILLLNLGTIIICLLVLLIPSYIITKISPVKAIRFD is encoded by the coding sequence TTGAATTTAGAATATTTTATAGCAAAACGATTAATTACTGCTAAAAGTTATAAAAGTAGTATTTCTTCTCCAATAATTAAAATTGCAATAACAGCAATTGCAATTGGAATTATCATGATGATCGTTTCTGTTGCAACAGGAATTGGTTTGCAAAATAAAATTCGCGAAAAAGTAGCTGCTTTTAACGGACATATCGTAATTGCAAATTTCGACGACAATCAATCTCAAGTCCATACCCAGCCTATATCTATTAATCAGGATTTTTATCCAAAGTTCAAAACGGTTGAAGGAATAAATCATATTCAAGCAGTCGCAAATAAAGCCGGAATTATCAGAACAGAAAGTTCGGTTGAAGGAATTATATTAAAAGGTGTTGGTAAAGATTACGTTTGGACCAATATAAAAGAATATATTATTGAAGGGCGTTTGCCTAATTATAAAGACGAACTTAACGAAGAGGTTTTAATTTCTCAATATTTAGCAAATCGATTGCATTTAAAGTTGGGCGATAAGTTCAATACGTTTTTCATGAAGGAAAGTGGTAAAATGCCTAACCTTCGTAATTTCAAAATTGTTGGAATATATAATTCGGGTTTTCAAGAATTTGATGCGTCATATGTTATAGGTGATATTCGTCACGTTCAGAGAATCAATAAGTGGAAAAAAAATGAAATTGGAGCATTCGAAGTTTTTATAAACGACTTCACTCAAATTAAAGAAATTGGAGATAAAGTCTATAAAGAAATTCCACCTACATATAATAGTGTAACCATCGAGGAAAAATTCTTTAGTATTTTCGAATTCCTTAAGCTATTCGATTTTAATATTGTTGTTATATTAATAGTAATGATTGTTGTGGCAACCATTAATATGATTGTAGCCTTGTTGGTTCTTATTTTAGAGCGTACTCAAATGATTGGAATCTTAAAAGCATTGGGAGCAAACAACTGGAATATTCGAAAAATATTTTTGTATAACGCAGCTTATTTAATTTCAAGAGGCTTATTATTTGGTAATCTAATCGCACTCGCTTTATTGTTTCTTCAAAAAACATTCGGAATAATTAAGTTGAATCCACAAAATTATTACGTAAGCGAAGTTCAGGTCGATATTAATCTTCTACACATTTTACTTTTAAATCTAGGAACAATAATAATTTGTTTACTGGTTTTATTAATTCCTTCTTATATAATTACTAAGATTTCTCCGGTAAAAGCCATCCGATTCGATTAA
- a CDS encoding 7-carboxy-7-deazaguanine synthase QueE, whose translation MLKKETQIAVDKGEMLPLMEEFYTIQGEGYHTGTAAYFIRIGGCDVGCHWCDVKESWNAELHPPTHVDVFVANAKKYAKTVVVTGGEPLTWDMSFLTAQLKAQDLKVHIETSGAYPVTGTWDWFCLSPKKMKLPVQGAYDIANELKVIIFNKHDFQFAEEQAAKTNPNAILFLQPEWSKKEEMTPLIVDYVMNNPKWRVSLQTHKYLNIP comes from the coding sequence ATGTTGAAGAAAGAAACACAAATTGCGGTTGATAAAGGCGAAATGTTGCCTTTAATGGAGGAGTTTTATACCATTCAAGGAGAAGGTTATCATACAGGTACAGCTGCTTATTTTATTAGAATTGGCGGTTGCGATGTGGGTTGCCATTGGTGTGATGTTAAAGAAAGTTGGAATGCAGAGTTGCACCCACCAACACATGTTGATGTTTTTGTGGCTAATGCAAAAAAATATGCCAAAACGGTTGTGGTTACAGGTGGAGAGCCTTTAACATGGGATATGAGTTTCTTAACAGCCCAATTAAAAGCACAAGATTTAAAAGTACATATTGAAACTTCTGGAGCATATCCAGTAACTGGAACTTGGGATTGGTTTTGTTTATCACCAAAGAAAATGAAATTACCGGTTCAAGGCGCTTATGATATTGCAAACGAACTAAAAGTAATCATTTTCAATAAGCATGATTTTCAATTTGCTGAAGAACAAGCTGCAAAAACAAATCCAAATGCTATTCTTTTTTTACAACCAGAGTGGAGTAAAAAAGAAGAAATGACTCCGCTAATAGTTGATTATGTAATGAATAATCCAAAATGGAGAGTTTCTTTGCAAACACATAAATATTTGAATATTCCTTAA